From Lacerta agilis isolate rLacAgi1 chromosome Z, rLacAgi1.pri, whole genome shotgun sequence, the proteins below share one genomic window:
- the CMC4 gene encoding cx9C motif-containing protein 4 yields the protein MAQKDPCQKYACEIQKCLQANNYLESKCEAVLQEMRRCCARFPKGRSISCSGFELQEKEKVKQVSSSHGFQAPKP from the exons ATGGCTCAGAAAGACCCCTGCCAGAAATATGCCTGTGAAATCCAGAAATGCTTGCAAG CCAACAACTACTTGGAATCAAAATGTGAAGCCGTTCTCCAGGAGATGAGAAGATGTTGTGCCCGCTTTCCCAAGGGCAGATCCATCTCCTGCTCAGGGTTTGAGTTGCAGGAAAAAGAGAAAGTGAAGCAGGTATCGTCTTCCCACGGATTTCAAGCCCCCAAACCCTGA
- the MTCP1 gene encoding protein p13 MTCP-1 — protein sequence MAEGEEGGDARAPPVRLWVRRIGVYCDENQKTWLVASEEEADTVKARIRRVRVPLGQALCPSHLPASQLPHMWQLSEGQQYRDSNSRIWNIEHHLMIMGVEELLLKLLPSD from the exons ATGGCAGAAGGAGAGGAAGGTGGTGATGCCCGAGCCCCACCAGTCCGCCTCTGGGTGCGGCGCATAGGCGTCTACTGTGATGAGAACCAGAAAACATGGCTGGTGGCATCAGAAGAG GAGGCAGATACAGTGAAAGCCCGGATCAGGAGAGTCCGGGTCCCCCTGGGTCAGGCTTTGTGCCCCAGCCATCTCCCTGCATCCCAGCTGCCCCACATGTGGCAGCTTTCTGAGGGACAGCAGTACCGGGACAGTAACTCTCGCATCTGGAACATTGAACACCATTTAATG ATCATGGGAGTGGAAGAGCTGCTGCTGAAACTCCTCCCAAGTGATTAA
- the BRCC3 gene encoding lys-63-specific deubiquitinase BRCC36, whose amino-acid sequence MALQAAHLEADAFLVCMVHALSTEQEEVMGLCIGEVGASRIVHIHSVIILHRSDKRKDRVEISPEQLSAASTEAERLAKLTGQPTRVVGWYHSHPHITVWPSHVDLCTQAMYQMMDQDFVGLIFSCFNDDKNTKTGRILFTCFQSIQAQKSSEYERIEIPVHIIPHTTMGKACLESMMELPRILCQEEQDAYRKIHSLTHLDPITKIHNGAVFTKKLCSQMSVISGPLMQWLEDRLKKNKERVQELQQEKEKLLEELAALEGEEQNLMA is encoded by the exons ATGGCGTTGCAGGCGGCGCACCTGGAGGCCGACGCCTTCCTCGTCTGCATGGTCCACGCGCTGAGCACTGAGCAAGAGGAGGTCATGGGCCTCTGCATTGGCGAG GTTGGTGCTAGCCGGATAGTTCATATTCACTCCGTGATCATTCTACACCGGTCAGATAAGAGAAAAGATCGTGTGGAGATTTCCCCAGAGCAGCTCTCAGCTGCTTCAACAGAAGCAGAG AGATTGGCTAAGTTAACAGGACAGCCTACAAGAGTTGTCGGCTGGTATCATTCTCATCCCCACATAACAGTTTGGCCATCACACGTAG ACCTCTGCACACAAGCGATGTATCAGATGATGGACCAAGACTTTGTGGGGCTTATCTTCTCTTGTTTCAATGATGACAAAAACACAAAG ACTGGCCGGATTCTGTTCACCTGTTTCCAGTCCATTCAAGCCCAAAAGAGCTCCGA GTATGAAAGGATTGAAATTCCTGTTCATATAATTCCTCACACCACCATGGGGAAAGCGTGTCTTGAGTCAATGATGGAGCTCCCCAGGATCTTGTGTCAAGAGGAGCAAGATGCTTACAGGAAAATCCACAG CCTTACTCATCTGGATCCCATAACCAAGATCCACAATGGTGCAG TGTTCACTAAGAAGCTCTGCAGCCAGATGTCTGTCATCAGTGGTCCTCTTATGCAGTGGCTGGAGGATCGCTTGAAGAAAAACAAAGAGAGGGTGCAGGAActgcagcaggagaaagagaaacTTCTGGAGGAACTCGCTGCCTTGGAGGGAGAAGAACAAAACCTCATGGCCTAA
- the LOC117040300 gene encoding transmembrane protein 47-like, whose protein sequence is MSAADEDGFLLRPFKLIALLCAFIALALDVAALLSPAWVTSERYSRSLWVSCCMQAPDDVWECSSTLQTDWQIAALVLILTAATITLLSFLLSLTSFCLGMYKRHYRVVAILLFAAVVLHVCALILYPIKFIDSSMLKSYHEFNWGYGLGWGSAIFMLGAAILYCLRTDMYEDAYY, encoded by the exons ATGTCGGCCGCAGATGAGGACGGCTTCCTGCTCCGCCCTTTCAAGCTGATAGCCCTGCTGTGCGCCTTCATCGCTCTCGCCCTAGACGTGGCGGCCCTTCTGAGCCCTGCCTGGGTCACGTCGGAGCGCTACTCTCGCTCCCTCTGGGTGTCTTGTTGTATGCAAGCCCCGGATGATGTTTGGGAGTGCAGCTCTACCCTCCAGACTG ACTGGCAAATAGCTGCTTTGGTGTTAATCCTGACGGCAGCCACCATCACTCTGCTGTCATTCCTCCTGTCTCTGACTTCCTTCTGCCTGGGGATGTATAAGCGCCATTACCGGGTTGTTGCCATCCTCCTTTTTGCTGCTG TGGTTCTGCATGTCTGTGCCTTAATCCTCTACCCCATCAAATTCATCGACAGCAGCATGCTGAAGAGCTACCACGAGTTCAACTGGGGCTACGGCTTAGGCTGGGGATCTGCCATCTTCATGCTGGGTGCTGCCATCCTTTACTGCTTACGCACAGATATGTATGAAGATGCATACTATTGA